Proteins from a genomic interval of Anolis sagrei isolate rAnoSag1 chromosome 1, rAnoSag1.mat, whole genome shotgun sequence:
- the STK16 gene encoding serine/threonine-protein kinase 16, producing MGHALCICSRGTITINNKRYLSIHRLGEGGFSYVDLVEGLHDGRFYALKRIVCHDKDDRQEATHEIEMHQLFDHPNILPLCAHAIVEKGSKHEAWLLLPFLKRGTLWQEVEALKDKGAFMPEERILAILHGLCRGLQAIHNKGYAHRDLKPTNVLLDDDDQPLLMDLGSMNQARIEVRSSREAMTLQDWAAQRCTISYRAPELFNVERDCVIDERTDVWSLGCVLYCMMFGEGPYDMIFQKGDSVALAVQNDLTVPQNTRYSPALERLLSSMMIVNPQQRPYIAGIICQLEEIQPPPAGQDTTRI from the exons TGGCTTCAGCTATGTGGATCTTGTAGAGGGGCTGCATGATGGACGCTTCTATGCACTGAAACGCATCGTATGCCATGACAAGGATGATCGCCAGGAAGCCACACATGAGATTGAGATGCATCAGCTTTTTGATCACCCAAATATCTTGCCCCTATGTGCACATGCCATTGTGGAGAAAGGATCCAAACACGAGGCCTGGCTGTTACTGCCTTTCCTCAAG AGAGGAACACTTTGGCAGGAGGTTGAAGCTCTGAAAGACAAAGGTGCCTTCATGCCCGAGGAGCGGATCCTTGCCATTCTTCATGGTCTTTGCCGAGGCCTGCAGGCCATTCATAATAAGGGTTATGCACACAG AGACTTGAAACCAACAAATGTTCTGCTGGATGACGATGACCAACCATTGTTGATGGACCTAGGCTCTATGAATCAAGCACGCATTGAAGTACGGAGCTCCCGGGAAGCCATGACATTGCAG GACTGGGCTGCCCAGCGCTGCACCATCTCTTACCGAGCACCAGAACTGTTTAATGTCGAACGTGACTGTGTTATTGATGAACGTACTGATGTCTGG TCCTTAGGCTGTGTTCTGTACTGTATGATGTTTGGTGAGGGGCCTTATGACATGATCTTCCAAAAGGGGGACAGTGTGGCCTTGGCTGTACAGAATGATCTCACTGTGCCCCAGAATACAAG GTATTCACCTGCCTTGGAACGTCTCCTCTCCTCAATGATGATAGTGAATCCTCAACAGCGCCCATACATTGCTGGCATCATCTGCCAGCTTGAAGAGATACAGCCACCGCCTGCTGGACAGGACACCACACGCATCTGA